The region CCGTCGGCCAGCCGGAGCCAGCCCAGGCCGAGCGGGGCGGGCACCCCGGCCAGCAGGCCGCCGAGCGCGGCGGGCGGCAGTCGCCAGAGCTCCACCTCGATCGACGCCCCGATGCCGGTGTGGTCGGCGGCGCTCACCCGGACCAGGCCGGGCAGCCCGCTGTCGTCGGGCGTGGGCAGCCGGTAGAGCCGGTACAGCGGCGCCGTGTACGCCGTACCGGCCAGCACCGCTCCGCGTTCGACCAGCTCACCGTTGTGCGACTCCCCGGTCAGGTGTCGACCGACCACGGCGACCAGCAGCGCGGGTTCGGCGTCGCGGTCGCCCCCGTCCACCCCACCGGACCGGGGCTGCACGGCAAGCCCCGCCGACCGCTCCGGTGCGCTGACCACGGCCGCCGGCTGGCTCGGCGCGGTGACCACGGCCGCCGGCCGGTTCGGCGCGGTGACCACGGCCGCCGGCCGGTTCGGCGCGGTGACCACGGCCGCCGGCCGGTTCGGCGCGGTGACCACGGCCGCCGGCCGGTTCGGCGCGGTGACCACGGCCGCCGGCCGGTTCGGCGCGGTGACCACGGCCGCCGGCCGGTTCGGCGCGGTGACCACGGCCGCCGGCCGGTTCGGCGCGGTGACCACGGCCGCCGGCCGGTTCGGCGCGGTGACCACGGCCGCCGGCCGGTTCGGCGCGGTGACCACGGCCGCCGGCCGGTTCGGCGCGGTGACCACGGCCGCCGGCCGGTTCGGCGCGGTGACCACGGCGGCCAGTCGGGCGAGGGTGGTGTCGCTGAACGCCGGGCCGATCAGGGTGAGGCTGGCCGGGCGGCCGTCCGGGGTGAGCCGTTCGGGATGGTCACCGCGGCCAGGTCGAGCAGGTTGACGAACTGGGTGTACCGGCCGAGCACCAGGTTGCGGGCGATCGGTTCCTCGGCGATCTCGGCGAGGGTGAACGTGGTCCCGATGGTCGGCAGCACCAGCACGTCGACCCGGTCCCAGAGCCGGTCGGTCCACGCGCGCAGTTCGCGCAGCCGGTGCAGGGCCCGGAAGGTGTCGACCGCGTCGAACCGCCGGCCGCTCTCCAGCACGGTACGGGTGACCGGCAGGAACGCGTCCGGCCGCGCCCGGAGGAACTCGTCGAGGGTGGCCAGTCGTTCGGCGACCCAGGGCCCCTGGTAGAGCAGGTCGCCGGCTTCGAGCAGCGGCCCCGGCTCGATCGGGAGCGTGCCGGCGACGGCTCGGGTCACCTCGGCCACGCCGAGGGTGTACCGGTCGGCCTGGCCGGAGTCGCCGAAGAAGTCGAGTTGTCCGGCGGGCGGCACACCGAGCCGGAGCGTCGCCGGGTCGCGCGGCTCGACCAGGTGTGCCGGCAGCGGGCGGCTCCACGGGTCGTCCGGGCAGACACCGTGGGCGACGCCCAGCACGGTGGCGGCGTCGGTCACGTCGGCGGTGAAGATCGAGACGCAGTCCAGCGACCGGCAGGCCGGCACCACGCCGGTCGTACTCAGCAGGCCGCGGGTGGGTTTGAGGCCGACGATGCCGTTGAGCGCGGCCGGCACCCGGCCGGAGCCGGCGGTGTCCGTACCGAGGGAGAAGGCGACCGAGCCGGCGGCGACCGCGACGGCCGATCCGGAGCTGGAGCCGCCGGCGACGAGACCGCCGCCGAGGACGCTCTCGACGCTGCCGTACGGCGAGCGCGATCCGGTCAGTCCGGTGGCGAACTGGTCGAGGTTGGTCTTGCCGACCAGGATCGCTCCGGCGTCGAGCAGGCGCGCGACGACCGGGGCGGTCCGCTCGGGCCGGTAGGCGTACTCGGGGCAGCCGGCGGTGGTGGGCAGCCCGGTCACGTCGATGTTGTCCTTGACGGCGAACGGCACCCCGTACAGCGGCAGCCGGTCGATTCGGTCCCGTACGCCGTGCAGTTGCGCCGCGCGGGCCCGCAGGTCGGCCTCGGCGACGGTGCTGATCCAGACGTGGCGGTCGTCCCCGCCGGCCAGTTCGGTCAGGACCTGCTCCACCGTGTCGGCGGTGGTCCGCCGGCCGGTGGTGTACGCCTGCCGCAGGTCGG is a window of Micromonospora sp. NBC_01699 DNA encoding:
- a CDS encoding allophanate hydrolase, which gives rise to MAAQTSPLTDLRQAYTTGRRTTADTVEQVLTELAGGDDRHVWISTVAEADLRARAAQLHGVRDRIDRLPLYGVPFAVKDNIDVTGLPTTAGCPEYAYRPERTAPVVARLLDAGAILVGKTNLDQFATGLTGSRSPYGSVESVLGGGLVAGGSSSGSAVAVAAGSVAFSLGTDTAGSGRVPAALNGIVGLKPTRGLLSTTGVVPACRSLDCVSIFTADVTDAATVLGVAHGVCPDDPWSRPLPAHLVEPRDPATLRLGVPPAGQLDFFGDSGQADRYTLGVAEVTRAVAGTLPIEPGPLLEAGDLLYQGPWVAERLATLDEFLRARPDAFLPVTRTVLESGRRFDAVDTFRALHRLRELRAWTDRLWDRVDVLVLPTIGTTFTLAEIAEEPIARNLVLGRYTQFVNLLDLAAVTIPNGSPRTAARPASP
- a CDS encoding allophanate hydrolase-related protein; amino-acid sequence: MVTAPNRPAAVVTAPNRPAAVVTAPNRPAAVVTAPNRPAAVVTAPNRPAAVVTAPNRPAAVVTAPNRPAAVVTAPNRPAAVVTAPNRPAAVVTAPNRPAAVVTAPNRPAAVVTAPSQPAAVVSAPERSAGLAVQPRSGGVDGGDRDAEPALLVAVVGRHLTGESHNGELVERGAVLAGTAYTAPLYRLYRLPTPDDSGLPGLVRVSAADHTGIGASIEVELWRLPPAALGGLLAGVPAPLGLGWLRLADGREVLGFLCEAYAAGPETEDISATGGWRAYRQTVAATTRRTT